One genomic region from Ptychodera flava strain L36383 chromosome 14, AS_Pfla_20210202, whole genome shotgun sequence encodes:
- the LOC139149281 gene encoding N-alpha-acetyltransferase 30-like: MVSSTRQILSHYGIIRDKICLWSEFFRYFYIIYCLREIKMAEVHLARISDNGDSTSNGQFRSGEINGPGTEVSQNDEPSEEVKSKPLKCCASEEDTKSYNDGTTENDGNILVNGCITDNNQDCANESTAMTDVNSAEHIDELHRVEEGIGRVTDMEGRVGELEQGGKFQHSTSEQNQNDEHSAVRTTAQHNEAARDVDVVAEDMSGLSLDEASTSKSNVLGDSDEKTGIAYVGYESEKQMPDIMRLITKDLSEPYSIYTYRYFIHNWPDLCFLAMDKDKCVGAIVCKLDVHKKMAKRGYIAMLAVDENYRRKHIGSSLVRRAIYAMINGNCDEVVLETEITNKAALQLYENLGFVRDKRLFRYYLNGVDALRLKLWLR, from the exons ATGGTCTCGAGTACAAGACAAATATTATCCCATTATGGAATAATCAGAGACAAAATTTGCCTGTGGTCAGAGTTTTTTAGGtatttttacatcatttatTGTTTAAGAGAGATTAAGATGGCCGAGGTGCATTTGGCAAGAATATCAGACAACGGTGACTCGACCTCCAATGGACAATTCAGGTCCGGCGAAATCAATGGACCAGGAACCGAAGTTTCGCAAAACGACGAACCTTCAGAAGAGGTGAAATCAAAACCGCTCAAGTGTTGTGCTTCTGAAGAGGACACCAAGAGCTACAACGATGGGACAACTGAAAATGACGGTAACATTCTTGTGAATGGTTGCATAACTGACAATAATCAAGATTGTGCAAACGAAAGTACAGCTATGACCGATGTAAACAGTGCAGAACACATTGATGAACTCCATCGAGTGGAAGAGGGCATTGGAAGGGTAACAGACATGGAAGGTAGAGTTGGTGAGCTAGAACAGGGCGGGAAATTCCAACATTCAACCTCtgaacaaaatcaaaatgatGAACATTCAGCAGTGAGGACAACTGCACAGCACAATGAAGCGGCGAGAGATGTGGATGTAGTAGCAGAAGACATGTCAGGTCTCAGCCTCGATGAAGCCTCAACAAGCAAATCTAATGTATTGGGAGATAGTGATGAAAAGACAGGCATAGCTTATGTTGGCTATGAATCAGAAAAACAAATGCCAGACATTATGAGGCTGATAACAAAAGATCTCTCAGAACCCTATTCAATATATACCTACCGGTATTTTATACACAACTGGCCAGATTTGTGTTTTCTG GCTATGGATAAGGACAAATGTGTGGGTGCTATAGTATGTAAATTAGATGTCCATAAGAAGATGGCTAAACGAGGGTATATAGCAATGTTGGCAGTGGATGAGAATTACAGAAGAAAACATATTG gGTCTAGTTTAGTAAGAAGAGCCATCTATGCTATGATTAATGGTAACTGTGATGAG GTTGTCTTGGAAACAGAAATTACCAACAAAGCAGCCCTGCAGTTGTATGAGAATCTAGGTTTTGTCAGGGACAAGCGATTGTTCCGCTATTACTTAAATGGAGTTGATGCATTACGACTGAAACTTTGGCTCCGATAA